The Macrobrachium nipponense isolate FS-2020 chromosome 46, ASM1510439v2, whole genome shotgun sequence genome has a segment encoding these proteins:
- the LOC135214526 gene encoding utrophin-like, protein MAAATCSKKPFILRSCLIASTHEVGERLPPDGPGGVGIPAKLLATPGRCVTLIVPCSKSKKHMPFRNEKKGRNRMRVHHLNNVSRALAILEDNNVKLVNISNEHIVDGSAKLTLGLVWAIILHWQVQGVLKDVMSDLQQTNLEKTLLAWCRQTTKGYHGVDVQNFTTSWTDGLAFNALIHSHRPHLFDWTVLARKHPYARLENAFRVAHEHLSIERLLDPEDVNSQVPDKKSIMMM, encoded by the exons ATGGCTGCTGCAACTTGCTCCAAAAAGCCTTTTATTCTAAGGAGCTGCTTGATAGCCTCCACCCATGAAGTTGGAGAAAGGCTACCACCTGATG GTCCTGGAGGTGTTGGAATACCAGCCAAATTGCTTGCAACTCCAGGACGTTGTGTTACCCTCATTGTTCCATGCTCCAAGTCCAAGAAACACATGCCATTCAG AAACGAGAAAAAAGGCCGGAACCGAATGCGTGTACATCACTTAAATAATGTTAGTCGAGCTTTAGCGATTTTGGAAGACAACAATGTCAAGCTGGTCAACATATCGAACGAACACATAGTTGACGGGTCGGCCAAACTCACCCTGGGTCTCGTCTGGGCCATCATCCTACACTGGCAG GTCCAGGGAGTCCTGAAGGATGTGATGTCTGACCTGCAACAAACGAATTTAGAAAAAACACTTCTTGCCTGGTGCAGACAGACAACGAAG GGTTACCATGGTGTGGATGTTCAAAACTTCACAACGTCGTGGACTGATGGGCTGGCCTTCAATGCTCTTATCCACAGTCATCGTCCTCACTTGTTTGACTGGACGGTTTTGGCCAGGAAGCACCCATATGCTCGTCTTGAGAATGCTTTCAGAGTTGCACATGAACATCTAAGCATTGAAAGACTATTAGACCCTGAAG ATGTCAATTCGCAAGTACCTGATAAGAAGTCCATTATGATGATGTGA